One region of Solanum pennellii chromosome 6, SPENNV200 genomic DNA includes:
- the LOC107023638 gene encoding cytochrome P450 72A15-like translates to MAIGTVIAATIGILIALFCVKSFYTLWWWPKMVEKKLKKEGIHGQPYQFLFGNLKEMTRMSREAKKKPLVNHDIVPWVNPFILHLSKTYERLFVMWAGPTPRITVTDPKLIKEVVNRHNEFQKPQANAFIDMFVTGLASYNGQKWDHHRKILNPAFHIEKIKRLYPAFCECCDEMINRWEELVSKTGSCELDVADEFLNVGGDVISRAAFGSNIEEGRTIFILQKEQCDLILASPFTLFFPLLRFFPTESNRRARYIYKKVLSLIKGIIEKKEDAMRRGVSESDDILGLLLKGGLSTTEIIEECKEFYLAGQDTTTALLSWTLVALSMHPEWQDKARNEVFQVLGKNKPKFEDLNQLKIINMIFQEVLRLYPALTLMRSTCKDTKLGEMTIPAGVQIFVPIYIAHRDPQVWGDDALIFNPNRFSEGVSKAAKEPLYFPFGWGPRMCIGNNFGMAEAKLVLSQILQRFWFKLSPSYVHAPQAILVMKPQYGAQIILNKL, encoded by the exons ATGGCAATTGGAACAGTAATTGCTGCAACTATTGGCATTTTGATAGCCCTATTTTGTGTAAAATCGTTTTATACATTATGGTGGTGGCCAAAGATGGTCGAAAAGAAGCTGAAGAAGGAAGGTATTCATGGTCAGCCCTACCAATTTCTGTTTGGAAATCTGAAAGAGATGACGAGAATGTCTAGAGAAGCAAAGAAAAAACCATTAGTAAATCATGATATCGTTCCTTGGGTTAATCCTTTTATTCTTCATCTTTCTAAAACTTACG AGAGACTATTTGTGATGTGGGCTGGACCAACACCTCGGATTACAGTAACAGATCCAAAGCTAATAAAAGAAGTGGTGAACAGAcataatgaatttcaaaagcCTCAAGCCAATGCCTTCATTGATATGTTTGTTACTGGACTTGCTAGTTACAATGGTCAAAAATGGGATCACCACAGAAAGATACTAAACCCTGCTTTTCATATAGAGAAGATTAAG AGGTTGTACCCAGCATTTTGTGAgtgttgtgatgaaatgataAATAGATGGGAGGAATTGGTTAGCAAAACTGGAAGTTGTGAATTGGATGTAGCAGATGAATTTCTAAATGTAGGTGGAGATGTTATATCAAGAGCTGCTTTTGGTAGCAATATTGAAGAAGGAAGGACTATTTTCATACTTCAGAAAGAGCAGTGCGATCTTATTTTGGCTTCTCCATTTACTCTCTTCTTTCCCTTACTAAG ATTCTTTCCAACAGAATCAAACAGAAGAGCAAGATACATCTACAAAAAAGTGTTATCATTGATCAAAGGAATAATAGAGAAGAAAGAAGACGCTATGCGAAGAGGAGTCTCAGAAAGTGATGATATATTAGGGTTACTCTTAAAAGGAGGACTATCAACCACTGAAATAATTGAAGAATGTAAGGAATTCTATCTTGCAGGACAAGATACAACCACAGCTTTGCTCTCCTGGACATTGGTAGCCTTGAGTATGCACCCTGAGTGGCAAGACAAAGCTAGAAATGAAGTATTTCAAGTACTTGGAAAAAACAAACCAAAGTTTGAGGACttgaatcaattaaaaata ATAAACATGATCTTCCAAGAGGTGTTGAGATTATATCCAGCACTCACCCTTATGCGAAGCACCTGTAAGGACACTAAATTGGGAGAAATGACAATTCCTGCAGGAGTACAAATATTTGTGCCTATATATATAGCACATCGCGATCCCCAAGTATGGGGAGACGATGCATTGATTTTCAATCCAAATAGGTTCTCAGAAGGGGTATCCAAAGCTGCAAAAGAGCCATTGTATTTCCCCTTCGGTTGGGGTCCTCGAATGTGCATTGGTAATAACTTTGGAATGGCAGAAGCAAAGCTCGTTTTATCTCAGATTCTGCAGAGGTTTTGGTTTAAGCTCTCTCCTTCCTATGTTCATGCCCCTCAGGCAATACTCGTTATGAAGCCTCAGTATGGTGCTCAGATAATCCTCAACAAGCTTTAA
- the LOC107023580 gene encoding two-component response regulator-like APRR2, whose amino-acid sequence MVCTENELLEWKDFPKGLRVLLLDKDSNFASQMRSRLQQMDYIVYTFCNENEALSAISSKSEVFHVAIVEISAGNSDGGFKFLESAKDLPTIMVSDIHSINITMKCIALGAVEFLQKPLSDDKLRNIWQHVVHKAFHSGGKSVSESLKPVRESLLSMLELQPVKHEADNENTNEAEPLTSVVENQKASSSCCDKYPAPSTPQQKQGVRSVDDVDYQDHTILSNEQDSGMHEGDTKSVETTSCDSVAETTVLADSFERLGEAITKEEHYSAADQNMEDPIATCSRSNDNGSTCSADPNKASGLHSSSGTKANKKKMKVDWTPELHKKFVKAVEKIGIDQAIPSRILELMKVEGLTRHNIASHLQKFRMQRKQILPKEDERRWPCPQPRDPVQRTYPHKPVMAFPTHHSNHATTAGQFYPAWIPPGGYPNGAHMWNSPYYHGWQPPETWHWNPQPGLYADVWGCPVTPPSLGSRTPYPQNASGFHRAEGMQNGYSIIQKSVDLHPAEEVIDKVVKEAINKPWLPLPLGLKPPSTESVLDALSKQGISAVPPRNHRSHRPH is encoded by the exons ATGGTTTGCACTGAGAATGAATTATTGGAGTGGAAAGATTTCCCAAAAGGACTTAGAGTTCTTCTTCTTGATAAAGACTCCAATTTTGCCTCACAAATGAGATCAAGGCTTCAACAAATGGACTATATAg TTTACACATTCTGCAATGAGAATGAGGCTCTGTCTGCAATCTCAAGCAAGTCGGAAGTGTTCCATGTTGCCATTGTAGAG ATAAGTGCTGGCAACAGCGATGGAGGATTCAAATTTCTCGAAAGTGCTAAAGATCTACCAACTATAA TGGTTTCAGATATTCACTCTATTAACATCACGATGAAGTGTATAGCG CTTGGTGCAGTTGAGTTCCTTCAGAAACCATTATCAGATGATAAACTGAGAAATATATGGCAGCATGTAGTTCACAAG GCATTTCATTCTGGAGGAAAGAGTGTCTCTGAGTCACTAAAGCCGGTTAGAGAATCTCTTTTGTCCATGCTAGAGCTCCAACCAGTAAAACACGAAGCAGATAATGAGAATACTAATGAAGCAGAACCCTTGACCTCAGTGGTGGAAAACCAAAAAGCATCATCATCCTGCTGCGATAAATATCCAGCTCCTTCAACCCCACAACAGAAACAAGGAGTGAGGTCAGTGGATGATGTTGATTACCAAGATCATACTATCTTGTCAAATGAACAAGATAGTGGGATGCATGAAGGGGACACAAAATCTGTCGAAACTACTTCTTGCGATTCTGTTGCTGAGACTACTGTCTTGGCAGATTCTTTCGAGCGTCTAGGAGAGGCTATCACAAAGGAGGAACACTATTCTGCTGCTGATCAAAATATGGAGGATCCTATTGCTACTTGTTCACGAAGTAATGACAATGGCAGTACTTGTTCTGCTGACCCAAATAAAGCTTCTGGTCTCCATAGTTCAAGTGGGACAAAAGctaataagaagaaaatgaag GTAGACTGGACACCTGAACTACACAAGAAATTTGTTAAAGCAGTAGAAAAAATTGGTATTGATCAAGCCATTCCTTCTCGAATACTAGAGCTGATGAAAGTAGAAGGCCTGACGAGACATAATATAGCTAGCCATCTCCAG AAATTCAGGATGCAGCGGAAGCAAATCTTGCCAAAGGAAGACGAAAGAAGGTGGCCTTGTCCTCAACCTAGAGATCCAGTACAGAGGACCTATCCACATAAACCTGTCATGGCCTTCCCAACCCATCATTCTAACCATGCAACCACAGCTGGTCAATTCTATCCTGCCTGGATACCACCAGGAGGTTACCCGAATGGTGCACATATGTGGAATTCGCCTTATTATCATGGATGGCAACCGCCTGAGACATGGCACTGGAATCCTCAACCAGGG CTGTACGCTGATGTATGGGGTTGCCCCGTTACGCCTCCATCTTTAGGATCACGTACACCATACCCTCAG AATGCATCTGGATTTCACAGGGCTGAGGGAATGCAGAATGGATATAGCATAATACAGAAATCAGTCGATCTTCACCCG GCAGAGGAGGTGATAGATAAAGTGGTGAAGGAGGCAATAAACAAGCCATGGTTGCCTCTACCCTTGGGCCTAAAACCTCCTTCAACGGAGAGTGTTCTCGACGCGCTTTCTAAACAAGGCATCTCCGCCGTCCCTCCACGCAACCACCGCTCTCATCGCCCCCACTGA